In Haliscomenobacter hydrossis DSM 1100, the DNA window AGGTGCATATGGAAAGTGCCCAGTTGATTTTTGACAACTTTTTATCCTTTGTCCAGGACAAAACTGGCAAATGGTGGTTGATCAACGATGCGGCAACCGCAAAGCCCAAGCCCTGAACTACAACACCTAAAACCCAATGGATTACAGCCTGCCTATTCTTGGCAGGCTGTACCATCCTGCAAGTTAAAGTGACTAATTTTGATCTTTTTTATACCTTGCTTGTTATCAGTGCAAGTAAAGTATTTTTTCTGCTATGCAACCTCTATTGACGCCCTACACCTTAGGGAATTTGGAACTGAAAAACCGCGTCGTGATGGCGCCGATGACGCGCAGTCGCACTCCTGATACGGTGCCCAATGCACTCAATGTCTTGTATTATACCCAAAGAGCCAGTGCGGGTTTGATTGTAGCCGAATCCACCAACATCAACACGCACGGCATGGGCGGGCCTTTTACCCCCGGTGTTTTTTCAAGCGAACAAGCCGAAGGCTGGAAACAAGTTACCGAAGCCGTTCACGCCCGTGGTGGCAAAATCTTTTTGCAGCTCTGGCACGCTGGCCGCGTAGCCCACCCCGATAACATTGGTGGCCAACAACCCGTGGGTCCTTCCCCCCTCAAAGCCGAAGGCAAAGCTTTTACCGCTACTGGATTTAAAGAATACGTAACTCCACGTGAGTTGAGCATCGCCGAAATCCAGTCCATTATTGATGCGTACCGCCAAGCCGCCCAAAACGCTAAAATTGCGGGTTTTGATGGCGTGGAATTGCACGCTGCATTCGGGTATTTGCCCAACCAGTTTTTGAGTGATTCCTCCAACCAGCGCCAGGATGAATACGGTGGCTCCATCGAAAACCGTGCCCGCTTTGTGCTCGAAGTACTTGATGCCCTGTGCAGTGAATGGGACTCCCAACGCGTGGGCATTCGAATTGCCCCCAGCAACGTGTACAACAGCGTGTTGGACTCCAACCCGCCCGCCATCTACGGTTATTTGGTAACAAAACTCAACGAACGGAAGCTCGCTTACCTCTCGGTGATGGAGGCTTTTGTCAAAGAACATACCAACCCGAATTTTATCCACAATGTATCTGGCCATTTTCGCCCGCTTTATCAGGGTACATTGATTACCAACGGCGGCATCAACCAGGCGCGTGGAAATTTCCTGATCGAATCCGGCCAGGCTGATCTGATCGCTTTCGGGCAGTTGTACATCGCTAATCCAGATTTGGTCGAGCGTTTTACCCATGAAATCGAACTGGCAGTACCGGATCGGAGTACGTTTTATGGCGGGGATGAACGGGGGTATACGGACTATAAATTTTTGTAATTCCAAATCTCACCACAAGCGATGTCAAAAGTCATCTGCTGGTAGTAGTTGCCAACTTACCTTTAGAAGCTACAATCAATTGAAAGCATAATGTTATCGCTTTCCTTTTCCCCATTATTGCACCCTATACACTTGAACAGCTGTATTGTAGCTAAACAATTCAAAATGAATCAAAGAACCGCGCATACCTTCCATATTCCTGTAATGGGACTTTCTTATACCATTGATTCCCCGATCAAGGTAGCTCGATTTGGCATTTCATCGGTTGTTTCAATCATGGAAGATCACTTGATTGAAACGATGCGCAGGTATTATTGTCGCAATACCGATAGACATTATGAGCCCATTACCACCAAAGAGCCGGACTACCGCGCCAAAAGGATTACGGCTTATTTGAATCTGATGAACGCTATTGTGGAGGAACAAATGCAAAAAATGCGCACTGAAGCATTTGTAGAAGGGAATGAAATTGTGCAATACTTTGACATGCTTCCTGAAGATAGTCCCTTAAGAAAAAGCTATCTGGACATGGTAAAATGTACCAATGAGGAAGAGCATTTGGCAATGCAGCATTACCTGAGAACACAATTGGTCGCTGGAAGTATACAGGTCAATATTATGACCAAGGTTGACCGCGACAACTGGGACAAACAAGGAAACATCATACCCAATGGATCAGATGCAGTGACCGCCTTGCGTGGCTACATCAATAGCGATCTTGATCATTCTGCGATTGTTTTTTCGGCAGGGATGAATCCCCGGCTGTACACTTATCTGGAACAGGTTGACGCTTTTGATCCAGATGAAAATATGCAGTTCCGCAAGAAAATAGTGATCAAAGTAAGCGATTACCGCTCCGCCTTGATTCAAGGCAAATTTTTAGCCAAAAAAGGGATTTGGGTGAGTGAATTTAGGATAGAATCGGGGCTGAACTGCGGAGGACATGCCTTTGCCACCGACGGTTTTTTGCTGGGGCCAATTCTGGAGGAATTCAAATCAAAACGCCAGGAACTGACCGAAGGCATTTTTGAGCTCTACAAAACAGCCATCCATCAAAAACTAGGTACGGAACTCAGCCGTAGTCCAGCCCTAGAAATTACGGTTCAGGGCGGGATTGGCACCTTTGAGGAAGATGCTTTTTTACGCGCCCATTATGACGTGGCTAGCACGGGATGGGGAACGCCATTTTTGTTGGTTCCAGAAGCAACTACCGTGGATGAACATACCTTGACCTTGCTGAGTCAGGCACGCGAGCAAGATTTGGTTTTGAGCAACAGTTCTCCGTTAGGTATTCGATTTCATTATTTGAAAGGAACAACGGCAGA includes these proteins:
- a CDS encoding alkene reductase, encoding MQPLLTPYTLGNLELKNRVVMAPMTRSRTPDTVPNALNVLYYTQRASAGLIVAESTNINTHGMGGPFTPGVFSSEQAEGWKQVTEAVHARGGKIFLQLWHAGRVAHPDNIGGQQPVGPSPLKAEGKAFTATGFKEYVTPRELSIAEIQSIIDAYRQAAQNAKIAGFDGVELHAAFGYLPNQFLSDSSNQRQDEYGGSIENRARFVLEVLDALCSEWDSQRVGIRIAPSNVYNSVLDSNPPAIYGYLVTKLNERKLAYLSVMEAFVKEHTNPNFIHNVSGHFRPLYQGTLITNGGINQARGNFLIESGQADLIAFGQLYIANPDLVERFTHEIELAVPDRSTFYGGDERGYTDYKFL